Proteins encoded together in one Anopheles darlingi chromosome 3, idAnoDarlMG_H_01, whole genome shotgun sequence window:
- the LOC125955774 gene encoding RAB6-interacting golgin, with product MSKQFVGFSDDDIFKITRQTSNPGRKSEEISRPHKKVPPGAVKFLPPPAVMENGNNLSTISCVDTSIYPNHPIQQAVAFKPLPSMIHAPEDESILVLPNPQQQQIPIRVLGPVLTPPNGAGGYAAAKPPVEEVVTPFKGMSLKDFEHQRKLMEEQNRQKRAILHKAIEQHAQKTAAEATKIQEIKTELNKLDSELASDVAILRKQIDAASVHFTNVEKNYLNIENLFLKAKVELHQALEKKEMLAEHLCTIISHNEERKAKRLSELMEKVGISVDGDFDDTMNSNNTLGSTNSNHAATPATPN from the exons ATGTCTAAGCAATTTGTTGGATTCTCCGACGATGATATCTTTAAAATTACGCGCCAAACATCGAATCCCG GAAGAAAAAGTGAGGAAATTTCGCGACCGCATAAAAAAGTGCCTCCCGGTGCCGTAAAATTCTTACCACCTCCCGCCGTTATGGAAAACGGCAACAACCTGAGCACGATCAGCTGCGTGGATACGAGCATCTATCCGAATCATCCAATTCAACAGGCGGTCGCTTTTAAGCCGCTGCCCTCGATGATCCACGCACCCGAGGATGAGTCGATTTTGGTgctaccgaatccgcagcagcagcagattccgATCCGAGTGTTGGGCCCGGTGCTTACTCCGCCTAACGGCGCAGGAGGATACGCTGCTGCGAAACCGCCGGTCGAAGAAGTGGTCACTCCATTCAAGGGCATGTCCCTGAAAGACTTTGAACATCAGCGGAAGCTGATGGAGGAGCAGAATCGCCAGAAGCGAGCGATCCTGCACAAAGCAATAGAGCAGCA CGCACAGAAAACGGCCGCAGAGGCAACTAAGATTCAGGAAATCAAAACGGAACTGAACAAACTGGACTCCGAGCTGGCTTCGGATGTTGCCATTCTGAGGAAACAAATCGATGCTGCTAGCGTTCACTTTACTAACGTGGA GAAAAACTACCTCAATATCgaaaaccttttcctcaaagCAAAGGTGGAGCTCCACCAGGCACttgagaagaaggaaatgctTGCCGAGCATCTTTGTACAATCATCTCGCACAACGAGGAGCGTAAAGCGAAGCGGTTGTCCGAACTAATGGAAAAGGTAGGCATTTCCGTGGACGGGGACTTTGACGATACGatgaacagcaacaacacgctAGGGTCAACAAACTCCAACCATGCGGCTACTCCGGCTACACCAAACTGA
- the LOC125955770 gene encoding uncharacterized protein LOC125955770, giving the protein MANKANKDGVNFQQHLFYYQIGLCHQHKDREYSILYEGADSIYGAFDDVILKEEGPTPGLLFFQAKQVLDSNKVISLDDVFDMKKGIVKYMESYGSYLGNHQCQKDGTPNEAIYWTSQAIHESTTKRFLQPCQDTRLPLQSVGPAIKKYRIEDWKTLLLFDIAWKWAKICNPKAESKQSAEYICNAVANALAYEILEIIEDDKVMFREGFLLKEPQYLASVSDKARSFREQFRLACQLQQRKSEFDIKCFKDVSYEAKLFGLKASDARADSVRFEHKNLDEGKLEQFFHAFRYYTEVPKGEEMLKILKSLFNGDFEEKLFENHLIPKQTSSKKVQTDQYINRVHVNSLIEMIKLKSLYIAPRISGVTFSEESSVDLRKCLEKFTDQAKGDRLLEIYAPYVLEWTAYRVEKELLKFCTCIVIKEKDLAMLFEKLSQILETHLENELSVIVVLNVDASDMEETNKLLKKVKRIIHISSNSLPGSNYQDELLEQHVEMDFDQFSHINLILDDRLLPNTTIIHEEEFKSIQKRAELYQIQQIDVKSDLYMPEERFYIRRTLTDDHNLEITNEQLKHESQQRVTVIVDTAGQGKTIELLRIARFLNEGDGICLFFRARTIADKLRRDTPESCMSLNGWDDFIKLLQIAPSSDVVRNIVVQYLAQYEQLYVVVDGLDEIVETYQDYVITVIRKLIASKPLTVIIAARTELKPKLKAAFNHADFYHLDQFAYQAYFEELWLNNSAEPATDTVRQNVEFFLKHFDSILKRAGCKSFLEVPQLCKIMGTIYKERIKRENFLLYNNYEIGSIYDTFIACQFGNLICHSFDSQLETHVLATELMKNYFDENHEKLAYDIECSTQFGRQQYHKLALFGLVRLNPTIGDRSKSGVEFIHRTVLEYFLVRYFLTHDVEASHFVQFMKRYFCVSRVNVADKFIDFFLNDETLLCKATRRKIKRFLEQDPQQLATYVRIALNNATFNTLRLLLREAPSVAVQSLEFRFGGIQDSKKENVSNEINLKRLGERQLLLLLGILQRIDSSNALILNLILEHDLNEEDIIEVAIRKPFPEVFDEIMLLFADIQKQDTVAYTKYITSRLSRYVRTLVIHCYVSSEQLMVDKLRKICIEQIEADVIRRVLTTFDLLDEVLSCIETVPKGKRFIEEARCDILKKILSFLEMYLKEDDLRSRKVQHAAKVATLQHESLRTLLEHWLE; this is encoded by the coding sequence ATGGCCAACAAAGCGAACAAGGATGGTGTGAATTTTCAGCAACACCTTTTCTACTACCAGATCGGTTTGTGCCACCAGCATAAAGATCGTGAATACTCCATCCTGTACGAAGGGGCCGATAGTATCTACGGAGCATTCGATGATGTCATTCTTAAGGAGGAAGGTCCCACGCCCGGACTCCTCTTCTTTCAGGCAAAGCAGGTACTGGATTCCAACAAAGTCATTTCCCTGGACGATGTGTTCGACATGAAGAAAGGTATAGTAAAGTATATGGAATCGTACGGTTCATATCTTGGGAATCATCAGTGCCAAAAGGACGGCACTCCAAACGAAGCAATCTACTGGACATCCCAAGCGATCCACGAAAGCACAACCAAACGGTTTCTACAGCCTTGCCAAGACACTCGATTACCCTTACAATCGGTGGGTCCGGCCATAAAAAAGTATCGGATTGAAGATTGgaaaacgctgctgctgttcgatatCGCTTGGAAATGGGCGAAAATCTGTAACCCAAAAGCTGAATCGAAGCAGAGTGCAGAGTATATCTGCAATGCGGTGGCGAATGCTCTGGCCTATGAAATATTGGAAATCATTGAGGATGATAAAGTGATGTTCCGCGAAGGGTTTCTGTTGAAAGAACCGCAATATTTAGCATCTGTGTCGGATAAAGCGCGATCGTTTCGAGAACAGTTTCGATTGGCTTGCCAACTGCAGCAGAGAAAAAGTGAATTCGatataaaatgtttcaaagaTGTTTCCTACGAGGCGAAACTATTCGGACTTAAAGCGAGTGATGCGCGAGCGGATTCTGTCAGGTTCGAGCACAAAAATTTGGATGAAGGCAAACTTGAACAGTTTTTCCATGCCTTTCGATACTACACGGAAGTGCCGAAAGGAGAAGAGATGCTGAAAATACTAAAAAGTTTATTCAACGGtgattttgaagaaaaactgTTTGAAAATCACCTTATACCGAAACAAACATCGAGCAAGAAGGTTCAGACCGATCAATACATTAACCGTGTGCATGTGAATTCTTTGATTGAGATGATTAAACTAAAAAGTCTGTATATAGCACCGAGAATATCGGGTGTTACGTTTAGTGAAGAAAGCTCGGTCGATTTAAGGAAGTGCCTTGAAAAGTTCACAGATCAAGCGAAGGGAGATCGCCTACTAGAGATATATGCGCCTTACGTCCTAGAATGGACTGCTTATCGTGTGGAAAAGGAGCTACTCAAATTTTGCACGTGCATAGTGATAAAGGAAAAAGATTTGGCAATGTTATTCGAAAAGTTGAGCCAAATTTTAGAGACCCACCTCGAAAATGAGCTAAGCGTTATAGTAGTGTTAAACGTGGATGCATCCGATATGGAAGAGACGAACAAATTGCTtaagaaagtgaaacgaattATCCACATATCATCCAACTCGTTACCGGGTTCAAACTATCAAGATGAGCTCTTGGAACAACACGTTGAAATGGACTTTGATCAATTTAGTCACATAAACTTGATACTGGACGACAGATTACTACCGAATACAACCATTATCCATGAAGAGGAATTCAAATCCATCCAAAAGCGCGCCGAGCTGTATCAAATACAACAAATTGACGTGAAATCCGATCTGTATATGCCAGAAGAACGGTTTTACATCAGACGTACATTAACGGATGATCATAATCTTGAGATAACGAACGAACAATTAAAGCACGAAAGCCAGCAACGTGTCACAGTCATAGTCGATACGGCCGGTCAAGGAAAGACGATTGAGCTTTTGCGAATCGCAAGATTTCTAAACGAGGGCGATGGTATCTGTTTATTCTTTAGAGCCCGAACGATTGCAGATAAGCTTAGGAGAGATACACCTGAATCATGTATGTCATTAAACGGGTGGGATGATTTCATAAAACTGTTACAAATTGCACCATCGAGCGATGTTGTTAGGAATATAGTAGTACAGTATTTGGCACAGTACGAACAGCTATACGTTGTCGTTGACGGACTCGATGAAATAGTGGAGACCTATCAGGATTATGTTATTACCGTCATTAGAAAACTGATTGCTTCAAAACCATTGACGGTAATAATTGCGGCCAGAACGGAATTGAAACCAAAGCTTAAGGCAGCATTCAACCATGCCGATTTTTATCATCTAGACCAATTCGCTTATCAAGCATACTTTGAAGAACTTTGGCTCAACAATAGCGCAGAACCGGCGACAGACACAGTTCGACAGAATGTGGAGTTTTTTCTGAAACACTTTGATTCCATTCTTAAGCGTGCTGGTTGTAAATCTTTTCTTGAGGTACCGCAGCTGTGCAAAATAATGGGAACGATTTACAAGGAGCGAATTAAGAGAGAGAACTTTCTGCTCTATAACAACTACGAAATAGGTTCCATTTATGACACATTTATCGCTTGCCagtttggaaatttaatttgccACTCATTCGATAGCCAACTCGAGACGCACGTGCTGGCAACCGAATTAATGAAAAACTATTTCGATGAAAATCATGAAAAGCTGGCGTATGATATTGAATGTAGCACCCAGTTTGGTAGACAACAATATCACAAACTTGCACTTTTCGGCTTAGTCCGCCTAAATCCTACCATCGGCGATAGATCGAAAAGTGGAGTTGAATTCATTCATCGCACTGTGTTGGAATATTTTTTGGTTCGCTACTTTTTAACGCATGATGTAGAGGCATCACATTTTGTTCAATTCATGAAGCGATATTTCTGTGTGTCGAGGGTTAATGTAGCAGATAAATTTATCGATTTCTTTCTGAATGACGAAACGTTGCTGTGTAAAGCGACtcgtagaaaaataaaacggttCTTGGAACAGGACCCACAGCAGCTTGCAACATACGTTCGAATCGCTCTCAATAACGCAACATTTAACACGTTGAGACTACTCCTGCGCGAGGCTCCTTCCGTCGCTGTTCAAAGTCTAGAATTTCGTTTTGGTGGAATCCAGGattcgaaaaaggaaaatgtatCAAACGAAATCAATCTGAAGCGACTCGGAGAAAGACAGTTATTGCTTTTGCTGGGCATACTGCAAAGAATTGATTCAAGCAATGCGCTCATTTTAAATTTGATCCTCGAACACGATCTAAATGAGGAGGATATCATCGAGGTTGCTATAAGGAAACCGTTTCCCGAAGTTTTCGACGAGATCATGTTGCTCTTTGCCGATATTCAAAAACAAGACACTGTCGCTTACACAAAGTACATTACATCCCGACTTTCACGTTACGTTCGCACTCTCGTAATTCACTGTTATGTTTCAAGCGAGCAGCTGATGGTAGACAAGTTAAGAAAGATATGCATCGAACAGATAGAAGCAGACGTTATCCGAAGGGTCTTGACAACTTTCGATTTGCTGGATGAAGTTCTATCGTGTATTGAAACGGTTCCAAAGGGTAAACGTTTTATAGAGGAGGCTCGTTGCGatatattgaaaaaaatactGTCGTTTCTCGAAATGTACCTGAAGGAAGACGATCTACGTTCACGCAAGGTCCAGCATGCCGCAAAGGTGGCAACATTGCAACACGAATCATTAAGAACCTTGCTGGAGCACTGGTTGGAATGA
- the LOC125955773 gene encoding protein trapped in endoderm-1-like: MMSDPPLTNHHPLLLVDQPFEPVEDGVFCSEEISIVAASSATFIAVLGTIGNVTTLLALGRRQPGSRNRRRQPTTDFVLSLATADLLFCIAVMPLMALRYGRRRWPFLNDSLWCRLFPVALYGTVATSVLSLVALTVNRYVLIVHPSWYSAVYRRPGMVPLQLAMCWAIPYGLMALPLFEFWGRLGFDYRTFSCTVLPTVSVSNHATSQFAASPKKFIFIVGFALPFCAIVLCYTAIIGAVRRQRRNMQRHAAKSTSAPMSPPNSSMAANNDDDERHLTRTTAAIFGCFMMCFLPLTIANLLLEDKHSGGAGGDLQVLASILTWHSAVLNPFIYALGSRHYRNAYWSVLRCNGCRNGNSKGRITLRSHRNTVMSPNVVKATKFRATTADMTGSGTQTNSEV; encoded by the exons ATGATGAGTGATCCACCGCTGACCAATCaccatccgctgctgctggtcgatcaACCGTTCGAACCAGTGGAGGATGGCGTGTTCTGCTCCGAAGAAATATCGATCGTGGCCGCCTCGAGCGCCACTTTTATCGCAGTGCTGGGAACAATCG GAAATGTGACGACGCTGTTGGCGCTCGGACGCCGCCAACCGGGTAGCCGTAACCGACGGCGCCAACCAACGACGGATTTCGTTCTTTCCTTGGCCACCGCTGATCTACTCTTCTGCATTGCCGTCATGCCTCTCATGGCACTGCGATACGGTCGTCGACGGTGGCCTTTTTTGAATGATAGTCTCTGGTGTCGGTTGTTTCCGGTTGCTCTCTACGGGACGGTGGCCACATCCGTGCTCAGTCTCGTGGCCCTTACCGTGAACCGGTACGTGTTGATCGTACACCCTAGTTGGTATAGTGCAGTTTACAGGAGGCCCGGCATGGTTCCGCTGCAATTGGCAATGTGTTGGGCCATACCGTACGGTTTGATG GCACTGCCTTTGTTCGAATTCTGGGGCCGACTCGGGTTTGACTATCGCACGTTCTCCTGCACTGTACTGCCGACAGTTTCCGTTTCGAACCACGCTACGAGCCAATTCGCGGCTAGCCCTAAGAAGTTCATATTTATCGTTGGTTTCGCATTGCCTTTCTGTGCGATCGTGCTCTGCTACACGGCCATCATTGGAGCTGTGCGAAGGCAACGGCGAAATATGCAGCGACACGCGGCCAAATCCACATCTGCGCCAATGTCTCCACCGAACAGTAGTATGGCCGccaacaacgatgatgacgagcggCACCTAACGCGAACAACGGCGGCAATATTCGGATGTTTCATGATGTGCTTCCTACCGCTTACGATTGCCAATTTGCTGCTGGAAGACAAGCATTCtggtggagcaggaggagatcTTCAAGTGCTGGCCTCGATCCTCACCTGGCACTCGGCCGTTCTCAACCCCTTCATTTATGCGCTCGGTAGCAGGCATTATCG AAATGCTTATTGGTCGGTGCTGCGATGCAATGGCTGTCGGAACGGAAACTCCAAAGGACGGATAACTTTAAGAAGCCACCGTAATACAGTGATGTCGCCAAATGTTGTAAAAGCAACCAAATTTCGTGCAACAACTGCCGACATGACTGGCAGTGGTACGCAAACTAATTCCGAGGTATAG